A stretch of the Mycolicibacterium celeriflavum genome encodes the following:
- a CDS encoding HNH endonuclease: MTCLGCGLRLEGRRRKVFCSNACQQLHRRRVLLDAWLQTGMCGRTSYQGNYVRDYLYEQQGGCCAVCGIASEWNGMTLALIIDHINGDATNNRRDNLRLVCPNCDSQLPTYKARNRGSGRHYRRQRYADGQSY; encoded by the coding sequence ATGACCTGCCTCGGGTGCGGCCTCCGTCTCGAAGGTCGTCGACGAAAAGTGTTCTGCTCCAACGCATGCCAACAGTTGCACCGGCGGCGAGTGCTCCTGGATGCCTGGCTCCAGACGGGAATGTGTGGCCGCACGTCATACCAAGGCAACTACGTTCGGGACTACCTCTATGAGCAGCAGGGTGGCTGCTGCGCAGTCTGCGGAATCGCAAGCGAGTGGAACGGCATGACCCTGGCGTTGATCATCGACCACATCAATGGGGACGCCACCAACAACCGTCGTGACAATTTGCGGCTCGTCTGTCCCAACTGTGATAGCCAGCTGCCGACGTATAAGGCCAGAAATCGCGGCAGCGGCCGCCATTACCGGCGACAACGGTATGCCGACGGCCAGTCGTACTGA
- a CDS encoding HIT family protein — MASVFTKIINGELPGRFVYDDDDIVAFLTIAPITQGHTLVVPRAEIDHWQDVDSAVLGRVMEVSQLIGKAVVKAFPAHRAGVIIAGMEVPHLHVHVFPTNNLADFGFANADQNPSPQSLDEAQAKIKAALAQLT; from the coding sequence ATGGCGAGCGTCTTCACCAAGATCATCAACGGAGAGTTACCCGGCCGGTTCGTCTACGACGACGATGACATCGTCGCGTTCCTGACGATCGCGCCGATCACGCAAGGCCACACGCTCGTGGTGCCCCGGGCCGAGATCGACCACTGGCAGGACGTCGACTCCGCGGTCTTAGGCCGCGTCATGGAGGTGTCGCAGCTGATCGGCAAGGCCGTGGTCAAGGCGTTCCCCGCCCACCGCGCCGGGGTCATCATCGCCGGCATGGAGGTGCCGCACCTGCACGTGCACGTCTTCCCCACCAACAACCTGGCGGACTTCGGCTTCGCCAACGCCGACCAGAACCCGTCGCCGCAGTCCCTCGACGAGGCCCAGGCCAAGATCAAAGCCGCGCTGGCTCAGCTGACCTGA
- a CDS encoding HNH endonuclease signature motif containing protein, producing MIEHTFDAEFAAVDDSIVVAAIADCVRAEAVLAARRLAATAELTARYTEPDEEREHLAIDGWRMASAEVSAAMGIGDRAASREMCIAMALRERLPRVAALFAQGRLSVGLVATITWRTQLIVDSAIHARVDAAIAARAAKWGALSVTKLEAAIDALVDEHDPDARRRLREAARSRDVRLGKRDDVTGTASLWGRLSAADAELIERRLAQMSSGVCNADPRTVGQRRSDSLGAIAAFADRLTCQCGSPDCASAGEDPRAANFVINVLADPAAIDAQPDPQMSGDGHPKPAEPPADPAESPAEPAGPAKPKPVAGLILGGGLLPTPLLAELINNGAKVRWVHKPDAAPESGYRPSQKTARFVRMRDLTCRFPGCGRPAQCCDIDHTTPYPAGPTHPSNTKCLCRIHHLLKTFGGWLDEQRADGTVIWTAPSGRTYVTHPGSRFFYPGWDTTTATLPAAQRPAGNGDKGAMMPRRRRTRAQDRMRRIEHERALNALERRQRAAPVTTEPSRPPPDHPGKINLDVGTDNPDADPPPF from the coding sequence ATGATCGAACACACGTTCGATGCCGAGTTCGCGGCCGTCGACGACAGCATTGTGGTGGCTGCGATCGCCGACTGCGTCCGCGCGGAGGCTGTGCTGGCCGCGCGTCGGCTGGCGGCCACCGCCGAGCTGACCGCGCGCTACACCGAGCCCGACGAAGAGCGTGAGCATTTGGCGATTGATGGCTGGCGGATGGCCTCGGCCGAGGTTTCGGCCGCGATGGGGATCGGGGATCGGGCTGCCTCGCGGGAGATGTGTATCGCGATGGCCCTGCGCGAGCGGCTGCCCCGAGTCGCTGCGTTGTTCGCCCAGGGCCGGTTGAGCGTTGGGCTGGTCGCGACCATCACCTGGCGCACCCAACTGATCGTGGACTCCGCAATCCATGCACGGGTCGATGCCGCCATCGCCGCGCGCGCGGCCAAATGGGGTGCACTGTCGGTCACCAAGCTCGAGGCCGCGATCGACGCGCTGGTCGACGAACACGACCCCGACGCGCGCCGGCGCCTGCGCGAGGCCGCGCGCAGCCGAGACGTCCGACTCGGTAAGCGCGACGATGTGACCGGAACGGCCTCGCTGTGGGGGCGCTTATCCGCCGCCGACGCCGAGTTAATCGAACGTCGCCTCGCCCAGATGTCGAGCGGGGTGTGCAATGCGGATCCGCGCACCGTGGGGCAGCGGCGCTCGGATTCCCTGGGTGCCATCGCCGCGTTCGCGGACCGACTGACCTGCCAATGCGGCAGCCCCGACTGCGCCTCTGCCGGCGAGGATCCCCGCGCAGCCAACTTCGTCATCAACGTGCTCGCCGACCCCGCGGCCATAGACGCACAACCGGATCCGCAGATGTCCGGCGATGGCCACCCCAAACCTGCCGAACCCCCGGCCGACCCCGCCGAATCCCCGGCCGAACCGGCCGGGCCCGCGAAACCCAAACCCGTTGCGGGGCTGATCCTCGGCGGCGGACTGCTTCCGACCCCGCTGTTGGCCGAACTGATCAACAACGGCGCCAAGGTTCGCTGGGTGCACAAGCCCGATGCGGCACCGGAATCGGGCTACCGGCCATCGCAGAAGACCGCACGCTTTGTCCGGATGCGCGATCTGACGTGTCGATTCCCCGGCTGCGGGCGCCCGGCGCAGTGCTGCGACATCGACCACACCACGCCGTATCCGGCCGGTCCCACGCATCCGTCGAACACCAAATGCCTGTGCCGAATCCACCACCTACTCAAAACCTTCGGCGGGTGGCTCGATGAACAACGCGCCGACGGAACCGTCATCTGGACCGCCCCGTCGGGCAGAACCTATGTCACCCACCCCGGCAGCCGCTTCTTCTACCCCGGCTGGGACACGACGACCGCTACCCTGCCAGCGGCACAACGCCCCGCGGGAAACGGCGACAAGGGCGCCATGATGCCGCGCCGACGACGCACCCGCGCCCAAGACCGGATGCGACGAATCGAACACGAACGCGCCCTCAACGCCCTCGAACGCCGCCAACGCGCAGCCCCCGTCACCACCGAACCCAGCAGACCACCACCCGACCACCCGGGCAAGATCAACCTCGACGTCGGCACCGACAACCCCGACGCCGACCCCCCACCGTTCTGA
- a CDS encoding SDR family NAD(P)-dependent oxidoreductase yields the protein MTTSPLLGGRGAVVVGGSRGVGLAVAELLAAHGAGVIVNGRDADAVTQATQQIPNARGLPGSPADPAVADTLIDLCVEEFGRIDILINCAGTAEPHGSSILNVTSAQFHDLIDAHLGTVFETCRAAAPKMVAQGGGAIVNTSSFAFLGDYGGTGYPAGKGAVNGLTLAIAAELKSDGVRANVVCPGARTRLSTGPEYEAHISDLHRRGLLDEISMQGALDAAPPEYVAPTYAYLASDLAADVTGQIFIAAGGFVGRFDRQMPAVLAYRDQHDSPPWSITELDELVHRGDYRR from the coding sequence ATGACAACTAGCCCGCTACTGGGCGGGCGCGGCGCGGTTGTCGTCGGCGGTTCGCGTGGTGTCGGGCTGGCGGTGGCCGAACTGCTCGCCGCCCACGGCGCGGGAGTCATCGTCAACGGCCGCGACGCCGATGCCGTAACGCAAGCAACCCAACAGATCCCGAACGCGCGCGGGCTGCCCGGCTCGCCCGCAGATCCGGCTGTCGCTGACACGCTGATCGACTTGTGCGTGGAGGAGTTCGGTCGGATCGACATCCTGATCAACTGTGCGGGCACCGCCGAGCCCCACGGATCGTCGATCCTCAACGTCACCTCTGCGCAGTTTCACGATTTGATCGACGCGCACCTCGGCACGGTGTTCGAGACCTGCCGGGCCGCTGCTCCGAAGATGGTGGCGCAAGGCGGCGGCGCGATCGTCAACACCAGTTCGTTCGCCTTCCTCGGTGACTACGGCGGCACCGGTTACCCGGCGGGCAAGGGCGCAGTCAACGGACTGACGCTGGCGATTGCGGCCGAGCTCAAAAGCGACGGTGTGCGCGCGAATGTGGTGTGCCCCGGCGCCAGGACGCGGCTGTCCACCGGCCCGGAGTATGAGGCGCACATAAGCGATCTGCATCGGCGCGGTCTACTCGACGAGATCAGCATGCAGGGCGCCCTCGACGCCGCGCCGCCGGAGTATGTGGCGCCGACTTACGCATATTTGGCCAGTGATCTGGCCGCAGACGTGACGGGGCAGATCTTCATCGCTGCCGGCGGTTTCGTCGGGCGCTTCGACCGGCAGATGCCGGCGGTCCTCGCGTACCGCGATCAGCACGATTCGCCACCGTGGTCGATCACCGAGCTCGATGAGCTTGTCCACAGGGGCGATTACCGTCGCTGA
- a CDS encoding nuclear transport factor 2 family protein: MSQETAEKTPALAASHNSWKCVHAHDKEGWLALMADDVVIEDPIGQSFTNPDGNGLRGKEAVSGFYDANIASNDLQITCEETFPSSSPHEVAHILVLRSKFDNGMTSTVRGVFTYKTDDAGLLTNLRGYWNMDMMEFGQPTDDN, translated from the coding sequence ATGTCGCAGGAAACCGCCGAGAAGACACCGGCGTTGGCCGCGTCGCACAACTCCTGGAAGTGCGTGCATGCCCACGACAAGGAGGGCTGGCTGGCCCTGATGGCCGACGACGTCGTCATCGAGGATCCGATCGGCCAGTCCTTCACCAACCCCGACGGCAACGGTCTGCGCGGCAAGGAGGCGGTGTCCGGCTTCTACGACGCCAACATCGCCTCCAACGACCTTCAGATCACGTGCGAGGAGACGTTTCCCTCCAGCTCACCGCACGAGGTGGCCCATATCCTGGTGTTGCGCAGCAAGTTCGACAACGGCATGACAAGCACGGTGCGTGGCGTGTTCACCTACAAGACCGACGACGCTGGATTGCTGACCAACCTGCGCGGCTACTGGAACATGGACATGATGGAGTTCGGCCAGCCAACGGATGACAACTAG